A stretch of the Natribaculum luteum genome encodes the following:
- a CDS encoding sodium-dependent transporter, translating to MAMVGAMVGAGNIWRMPFTTGQNGGGAFLLAYILLLFVIAVPGLMAETVVGRYTQRGVIGSFKQIAGDSRFRGLSLIVVLVNIALMSYYAPIIGQALYYGIHSLLLTFFQPGFEATAFWESFAGSPLLMIGMHTITVAAVGGVLLFGIQRGIERVVKWMIPFMAIALIAIAIRGVTLDGGMQGLAFAFTPDWEYLVRGETWIAALGQALFSTGLGWGIALTYGSYLRKYDDVPLGSGVFTAIGNTSIGLLAIFAVFPVVFAFGLEPTAGANLMFISLVQVFPELIGGELWAIVFFLGFFFATFTSGLGITEVGVTTISEETRLDRTGSVAAVSLAIWLLGLPSAYSSTFLGQMDFVFGSWGLPLATLSIIGLVGWKFGPERIRVLDLNRNSDIFVRSWWNGIIKYAIPAVMLFIMGYGAVTSVGTENEPLMIGGIALMMALLIVSSVAMKLIDGRTEPKPKMANRGD from the coding sequence ATGGCGATGGTCGGAGCGATGGTCGGAGCAGGAAACATTTGGCGAATGCCGTTCACGACAGGGCAGAATGGCGGTGGTGCCTTTCTACTCGCCTACATCCTGTTGTTATTCGTGATCGCTGTTCCCGGCCTGATGGCTGAGACGGTGGTTGGCCGCTACACCCAACGCGGAGTAATCGGGTCGTTCAAACAGATTGCGGGGGATAGTCGGTTCCGTGGACTATCATTAATCGTCGTGCTGGTCAACATCGCGCTGATGTCGTACTACGCGCCGATTATCGGTCAGGCGCTGTACTACGGCATCCACTCGCTACTGCTCACCTTCTTCCAGCCCGGGTTCGAGGCGACCGCGTTCTGGGAGTCGTTCGCCGGCTCACCGCTGTTGATGATCGGGATGCACACGATCACGGTGGCGGCAGTCGGTGGCGTCCTCCTGTTCGGCATCCAGCGAGGAATCGAGCGCGTCGTGAAATGGATGATCCCGTTCATGGCGATCGCGCTCATCGCCATTGCGATTCGCGGCGTCACGCTCGATGGCGGTATGCAAGGTCTTGCTTTCGCGTTCACCCCTGATTGGGAGTATCTCGTCCGAGGCGAGACGTGGATCGCTGCACTCGGACAGGCACTGTTCTCGACCGGCCTCGGCTGGGGAATCGCGCTTACCTATGGGAGCTACCTTCGCAAGTACGACGACGTGCCGCTGGGCTCCGGCGTGTTTACTGCTATCGGAAACACGAGCATCGGCCTGCTGGCGATCTTCGCCGTGTTCCCAGTCGTCTTCGCGTTCGGCCTCGAGCCGACAGCCGGAGCCAACCTGATGTTCATCTCGCTCGTACAGGTGTTCCCCGAGCTTATCGGCGGGGAACTCTGGGCGATCGTATTCTTCCTCGGATTCTTCTTCGCCACGTTCACTTCCGGACTCGGCATCACGGAAGTTGGCGTGACGACGATTTCCGAGGAGACCCGACTGGACCGGACTGGGTCCGTCGCGGCAGTCTCGCTGGCTATCTGGCTCCTGGGTCTCCCCAGCGCCTACTCTTCCACCTTCCTTGGTCAGATGGATTTCGTGTTCGGGAGCTGGGGCCTTCCGCTGGCGACGCTATCCATTATCGGCCTCGTCGGCTGGAAGTTCGGCCCCGAACGAATTCGTGTACTCGACCTCAACCGTAACTCGGACATATTCGTTAGGTCGTGGTGGAACGGCATCATCAAGTACGCGATTCCGGCCGTGATGCTGTTCATCATGGGCTACGGCGCGGTGACGAGCGTCGGAACCGAAAACGAACCGCTCATGATCGGTGGCATCGCGCTGATGATGGCACTGCTGATCGTCAGTTCGGTAGCGATGAAACTCATTGATGGACGCACCGAGCCGAAACCAAAAATGGCGAACAGAGGTGACTGA
- a CDS encoding aldehyde dehydrogenase family protein — translation MSQVTSKQVYDHYIGGEWTEGHDEETFESVNPSNQDVLAEFHRGTEEDVDEALAAAKAAEDEWAALSYIDRAEYLWDIYHELKERTDELGEIVSKECGKEISEGKADVVEAAHMVEWAAGNARHPHGDVVPSEIPSKDAYMRRKPRGVIGCITPWNFPVAIPFWHMALALVEGNTVVWKPAEQTPWCGQIIAEMLEDAGVPDGVFNMVQGFGDAGNAIVEDDRVDTVLFTGSSEVGHEIAGKVGGEPGKLAACEMGGKNGIVVTENADLDIAVHSAVMSSFKTTGQRCVSSERLIVHEDVYDEFKERFVDLAENISVDDPLGEDTFMGPMVNEEQVEKFGKYNELAREEGANVLVDREQLDSEEIPEDHEDGYWVGPFVYEIEYDEDLRCLQEEVFGPHVALIEYSGDVDRAMEIHNNTPYGLSGAIISEDYRQINQFRDEAEIGLAYANLPCIGAEVQLPFGGVKKSGNGYPSAREAIEAVTERTAWTMNNGTDIEMAQGLSADIKTQGDD, via the coding sequence ATGAGTCAGGTGACCAGCAAGCAAGTATACGATCACTACATCGGTGGCGAGTGGACAGAAGGACACGACGAGGAGACGTTCGAAAGCGTCAACCCGTCAAATCAGGACGTCCTCGCCGAGTTCCACCGCGGGACGGAGGAAGACGTCGACGAAGCACTCGCGGCGGCGAAAGCAGCCGAGGATGAATGGGCAGCACTCTCGTACATCGACCGAGCGGAGTACCTGTGGGACATCTACCACGAACTCAAAGAGCGGACGGACGAACTCGGGGAAATCGTGAGCAAAGAGTGTGGCAAAGAGATTTCGGAAGGCAAAGCCGACGTGGTCGAGGCCGCGCACATGGTCGAGTGGGCTGCAGGCAACGCCCGCCATCCACACGGCGACGTAGTCCCCTCAGAGATACCGAGTAAAGACGCCTACATGCGCCGCAAGCCGCGGGGCGTCATCGGCTGCATCACGCCGTGGAACTTCCCGGTCGCCATCCCGTTCTGGCATATGGCGCTCGCACTGGTCGAAGGCAATACGGTCGTCTGGAAACCCGCTGAACAGACTCCGTGGTGCGGCCAGATCATCGCCGAAATGCTCGAAGATGCCGGCGTACCGGACGGTGTCTTCAACATGGTGCAGGGCTTTGGCGACGCAGGGAACGCCATCGTTGAGGACGACCGCGTTGACACCGTCCTGTTCACCGGCAGTAGCGAAGTCGGCCACGAGATCGCCGGCAAGGTTGGCGGCGAACCAGGCAAGCTCGCGGCCTGTGAGATGGGTGGCAAGAACGGTATCGTCGTGACCGAGAACGCGGATCTCGACATCGCCGTTCACTCGGCCGTCATGTCCTCGTTCAAGACGACTGGTCAACGGTGTGTCTCCAGTGAACGTCTCATCGTCCACGAGGACGTCTACGACGAGTTCAAGGAGCGGTTCGTAGACCTCGCCGAGAACATCTCTGTCGACGACCCACTCGGCGAGGATACCTTCATGGGGCCGATGGTCAACGAGGAGCAGGTCGAGAAGTTTGGCAAATACAACGAACTCGCGCGTGAGGAGGGCGCGAACGTACTAGTAGACCGTGAGCAACTGGACTCTGAGGAGATCCCTGAAGATCACGAAGACGGTTACTGGGTCGGGCCGTTTGTCTACGAAATCGAGTACGACGAGGATCTGCGCTGTCTCCAAGAAGAAGTCTTCGGCCCGCACGTTGCACTTATCGAGTACTCCGGCGACGTGGACCGCGCGATGGAGATTCATAACAATACGCCCTATGGCCTCTCGGGCGCGATCATCTCTGAAGACTACCGCCAGATCAACCAGTTCCGAGACGAGGCTGAAATCGGACTCGCCTACGCCAACCTTCCGTGCATCGGTGCGGAGGTCCAACTGCCGTTCGGCGGCGTGAAGAAGTCCGGTAACGGCTATCCAAGCGCTCGCGAGGCCATCGAAGCCGTCACCGAGCGCACTGCCTGGACCATGAACAACGGCACGGATATCGAAATGGCGCAGGGCCTGTCGGCGGACATCAAGACCCAGGGCGACGACTGA
- a CDS encoding helix-turn-helix domain-containing protein codes for MTDQDRNFTGKSQLTLEIWHPDCWTLQVTEESSAGLLAHTVFNTTNERVKGHFTVYGDTTADIDDFIAATERSSLTHSVAEMQRRHGLGDRNPPGNTSRELFVEYDPDNSMSDALISQDFIQAAPVRVFDGRELWSLFIDDNRDGIQRRLNTIREMTDAEITVTKITCADTTVNRVASRSDELSGRQREVFELARKRNYYSWPREVTTRELADELDISKTTLLEHLRKAEAKLLNSEGPLL; via the coding sequence ATGACTGATCAAGATAGAAATTTCACCGGTAAATCCCAACTCACGTTAGAGATCTGGCACCCCGACTGCTGGACACTACAAGTGACAGAGGAGTCATCTGCTGGATTGCTCGCACATACGGTATTCAACACGACCAATGAACGGGTGAAAGGCCACTTCACGGTGTATGGTGACACCACAGCCGACATCGACGATTTCATCGCCGCAACCGAGCGGTCGTCGCTTACCCATTCCGTCGCCGAGATGCAACGCCGTCACGGCCTCGGAGATCGAAACCCGCCCGGCAACACCTCGCGGGAACTGTTCGTTGAGTACGATCCGGACAACAGTATGAGCGACGCCCTCATCTCTCAGGACTTTATTCAGGCGGCACCCGTTCGCGTATTCGACGGGCGAGAGCTCTGGTCACTATTTATCGACGATAACCGCGATGGCATCCAACGGCGACTCAACACCATCCGAGAGATGACCGACGCCGAAATCACAGTGACGAAGATTACTTGCGCCGACACCACTGTCAACAGGGTGGCGAGTCGAAGTGACGAACTATCCGGCCGTCAACGTGAAGTATTCGAGTTAGCCCGCAAGCGAAACTACTATTCGTGGCCGCGGGAGGTCACAACACGTGAACTCGCGGACGAACTCGACATTTCGAAGACGACGCTCCTCGAACACTTGCGTAAGGCCGAAGCGAAGTTACTGAACTCTGAGGGGCCTCTCTTGTGA
- a CDS encoding proline dehydrogenase family protein: MLPPIVSNFVAGESASASLSHVQRLNERGVNVILNLLGEHYHDRDPADEDAEAYLDLVSMIDESDVDACVSVKPSQIGIDVGETAFRENLRRIVEHSVAKDVFVWVDMEDHTTTDVTLDAYEELALEFDGGVGLCVQANLKRTPDDLARLADVPGKIRLVKGAYDEPAEIAYKEKSDVNEAYRKCLTFMFEEFDGGIAVGSHDPEMIRLAKHLHDEHGTDFEIQMLMGVRDDAQFELAETYEVYQYAPYGDKWMSYFYRRVRERKENLLFALRAIVS, from the coding sequence ATGCTTCCACCAATTGTCAGTAACTTCGTCGCTGGTGAATCCGCTAGTGCCTCCCTCTCTCACGTCCAGCGCCTCAACGAGCGGGGTGTCAACGTGATTCTGAACCTGCTCGGAGAGCATTACCACGACCGCGACCCCGCCGACGAGGACGCCGAGGCGTATCTCGACCTCGTCTCCATGATCGACGAATCTGACGTCGATGCCTGCGTGTCGGTCAAGCCATCACAGATCGGCATCGACGTGGGTGAGACAGCTTTTCGAGAGAATCTACGACGGATAGTCGAACACAGCGTCGCCAAGGACGTGTTCGTATGGGTCGACATGGAAGACCACACGACGACCGACGTGACACTCGATGCGTACGAAGAATTAGCTCTGGAGTTCGATGGTGGGGTCGGTCTTTGCGTGCAGGCGAACTTGAAACGCACCCCCGACGATCTCGCACGACTAGCAGACGTTCCCGGAAAGATTCGACTCGTGAAGGGGGCCTACGACGAGCCAGCCGAAATCGCCTACAAAGAGAAGTCCGACGTGAACGAGGCGTATCGGAAGTGTCTCACGTTCATGTTCGAGGAATTTGACGGTGGAATTGCAGTCGGTAGTCACGACCCCGAGATGATCCGGCTTGCCAAACACCTTCACGATGAACACGGCACCGACTTCGAAATCCAGATGCTGATGGGTGTTCGTGACGACGCCCAGTTCGAACTAGCCGAGACGTACGAGGTCTACCAGTACGCCCCCTACGGTGACAAGTGGATGTCCTACTTCTACAGGCGAGTCAGAGAGCGAAAAGAGAACCTTCTTTTCGCTCTGCGAGCCATTGTCAGCTAG
- a CDS encoding NAD(P)/FAD-dependent oxidoreductase has translation MDVIVIGGGIVGLASAYYLRRRGANVTVFEKKNIGNGSTDRSAGGIRAQFSTPVNVELSRESIDVWTRFEEEFDVDIEYRRSGYLFLARSAKTAQLFEENVEMQNELGVSSRLIDSANLTDYHAELNADEFVAGTYHENDGFADPHLALQGFAQKAQEIGVDVRTSTPVTDIYKRDGAVVGVEADNERVSADFVVNAAGAWAGKIAKLADADLPVVPKRRQILVADPESRLPETDPLTIDLDTGVYFRPEREGAAIVGGQFDDVEDPDQNPNAYSTSTDLDWTATVLERASDVTSAFGPDTKVKRGWAGLYAVTPDHHPIIEETLPGFINAIGFSGHGFQHAPATGQLVTELAFDGATSLADISSLSSERFETGRTIEEHNVA, from the coding sequence ATGGACGTCATAGTCATTGGTGGCGGTATTGTTGGACTGGCGAGTGCCTATTACCTTAGACGCCGCGGCGCCAACGTGACGGTCTTCGAAAAAAAGAACATCGGCAACGGGAGCACGGATCGTTCAGCGGGCGGAATCCGCGCCCAGTTCTCGACGCCGGTCAACGTCGAACTGTCCAGAGAGAGTATCGACGTCTGGACCAGGTTCGAGGAGGAGTTCGACGTGGACATCGAGTACCGCCGGAGTGGCTACCTCTTTCTCGCACGATCGGCGAAGACAGCACAGTTGTTCGAAGAGAACGTCGAAATGCAAAATGAACTGGGCGTTTCCAGCAGATTGATCGACTCAGCGAACCTTACAGACTACCACGCCGAGCTAAACGCCGACGAGTTCGTTGCAGGGACATACCACGAAAACGACGGGTTCGCCGACCCACACCTCGCACTACAGGGATTCGCCCAAAAGGCCCAGGAGATCGGTGTGGACGTTCGGACGAGTACCCCCGTGACAGATATCTACAAGCGAGATGGTGCCGTCGTCGGTGTAGAGGCTGACAACGAGCGTGTATCCGCGGACTTCGTCGTCAACGCTGCCGGTGCCTGGGCGGGGAAAATCGCCAAACTCGCCGACGCAGACCTTCCCGTCGTTCCCAAACGGCGGCAGATACTCGTCGCCGATCCAGAGTCCCGACTACCGGAGACCGACCCACTGACGATCGACCTGGATACCGGAGTCTACTTTAGACCCGAGCGAGAGGGAGCAGCGATCGTCGGTGGTCAGTTCGACGACGTCGAGGATCCCGACCAGAATCCAAATGCCTATTCGACGTCGACAGACCTCGACTGGACTGCGACCGTACTGGAACGCGCCAGCGACGTCACATCCGCATTTGGTCCCGACACGAAGGTTAAACGCGGCTGGGCCGGTCTGTACGCAGTCACGCCCGACCATCATCCGATCATCGAGGAAACACTCCCCGGATTCATTAACGCGATCGGATTCTCGGGGCACGGATTCCAGCACGCACCTGCGACCGGACAGCTGGTGACCGAACTGGCCTTCGACGGGGCGACCTCTCTCGCCGATATCTCGTCGCTCTCGAGTGAGCGCTTCGAGACCGGCAGGACCATCGAGGAACACAACGTCGCATGA
- the tnpC gene encoding IS66 family transposase gives MSLGVSGSLESIDSTIRTENSTHLRQQLVVKELENRLLRRQITAKQQQIEQLEARLKRYENPNTPPSKQGGVAGSPGNDDSDEEENEDQGDDAGGDADAASGSSPGRDEGHEGTTRPPPEPEETIRVDQGYCPDCEQILSNPDSYISRTIIDIPLPIPTTVVEYELGKHRCSCGNEVVAEHPDCPETGRFGPNIMAQTALGRFHQRLPNRKQAELFDWELDTPISHRTIYNLTKRVADRLRPAYDDVKARIQESDVVYCDETGFPVDGEQHWAWTFVTDEEVLFWVDESRGSQVLEDVLGEDFAEDSTLSCDGWSAYPSYHTKLQRCWAHLLREAEYVAERYEEAERLSEELHALHDDLTAFDEEDPSASAREQKRAEASLHLEGLIREDYEAQEVKKLIEKIRNGLGHWLTFVTEPDVDSTNNRAERALREQVVLRKMFRTLRSAEGVQIHETITTMLATWKRRGLDPPEQLQSILGGQELRLG, from the coding sequence GTGTCGCTGGGGGTTAGCGGATCGCTGGAATCGATAGATTCCACGATCCGCACCGAGAACAGTACGCATCTCCGCCAGCAACTCGTCGTCAAAGAGCTTGAGAACCGACTTCTTCGTCGTCAGATCACTGCAAAACAACAGCAGATCGAACAACTTGAGGCTCGCCTCAAGCGGTACGAAAACCCAAACACACCTCCCAGTAAGCAGGGTGGCGTGGCTGGATCACCTGGCAACGATGACAGCGACGAGGAAGAGAACGAAGACCAAGGGGACGACGCTGGCGGCGACGCTGACGCCGCCAGCGGCTCCTCTCCAGGACGTGACGAAGGTCACGAAGGAACAACTCGACCGCCTCCGGAACCAGAGGAGACTATTCGAGTCGATCAGGGATATTGCCCAGACTGTGAGCAAATCCTCTCTAACCCGGACAGCTACATCTCACGGACGATTATCGACATACCTCTCCCTATTCCAACCACTGTCGTCGAGTACGAACTCGGCAAACACCGCTGTTCCTGTGGAAACGAAGTCGTTGCTGAACATCCAGACTGCCCGGAAACCGGGCGGTTTGGGCCAAATATCATGGCCCAAACCGCCCTCGGTAGGTTCCATCAGCGACTTCCAAACCGTAAACAGGCGGAGCTGTTTGACTGGGAACTCGATACACCCATCTCTCATCGGACGATCTACAACCTGACCAAGCGGGTCGCAGACCGGCTGCGACCCGCGTATGACGATGTCAAAGCCCGTATTCAGGAAAGTGACGTCGTCTACTGCGATGAAACGGGATTTCCTGTTGACGGAGAGCAACACTGGGCGTGGACGTTCGTTACTGACGAAGAAGTGCTGTTCTGGGTTGATGAGAGTCGTGGAAGTCAGGTGTTAGAGGACGTCCTCGGCGAGGACTTCGCCGAGGACTCAACGCTCAGCTGTGACGGTTGGTCAGCGTATCCGAGCTATCACACGAAGCTCCAGCGGTGCTGGGCACATCTGTTGCGGGAGGCGGAGTACGTTGCTGAACGGTACGAGGAAGCAGAGAGGTTGTCTGAGGAGTTACACGCTCTCCATGACGATTTAACGGCGTTCGACGAGGAGGATCCGTCCGCCTCCGCCCGCGAGCAAAAGCGGGCGGAGGCGTCGTTACATCTGGAAGGCCTGATCAGGGAAGACTACGAGGCACAGGAGGTCAAGAAGCTGATCGAGAAGATCAGGAACGGGTTAGGGCACTGGCTGACGTTCGTTACAGAGCCAGACGTCGATTCGACGAATAATCGCGCAGAGCGCGCTCTGCGCGAGCAAGTTGTGCTGCGGAAGATGTTCCGGACCCTCCGCTCAGCCGAAGGGGTCCAGATTCACGAGACGATTACGACCATGTTAGCCACGTGGAAACGACGAGGACTTGATCCGCCTGAACAGCTCCAGTCCATCCTCGGTGGGCAAGAACTCAGATTAGGATGA
- a CDS encoding electron transfer flavoprotein subunit alpha/FixB family protein, which translates to MSDVLAVAEHRQGELRDVSNELVTVGRELVSETGGDLHVAVIGAGADDRAAELSCEGVDTVYTMAHSDEFNHGVYCQVVRQLQTNVDPQFVLMPHTANGLDYAPAVANDLSLPLVTDAIDVDYDGSLEVTREMYGSKVETTLEVVDERAAVTIRPTEWEPATGDGDPEMVTVDTALDSDAIGVDVAGFEEATDDDVDITDAEFIVSIGRGIDEEENLELIERLVDVADATLASSRPIVDNGWLPQSRQVGQSGKQVSPDIYLAIGISGAVQHVAGMKSSDTIIAM; encoded by the coding sequence ATGAGCGACGTTTTAGCTGTCGCAGAGCATCGACAGGGTGAGCTCCGTGACGTGAGCAACGAACTGGTCACGGTCGGTCGAGAACTGGTGAGCGAAACCGGTGGCGACCTTCACGTAGCTGTCATCGGTGCCGGGGCCGACGACCGCGCCGCGGAACTCAGCTGTGAGGGCGTCGACACGGTCTACACCATGGCGCACTCGGACGAGTTCAACCATGGCGTATACTGTCAGGTCGTTCGTCAGCTCCAGACGAACGTCGACCCGCAGTTCGTACTGATGCCACACACAGCCAACGGATTGGATTACGCACCGGCTGTCGCAAACGACCTCTCGTTGCCGCTCGTGACTGACGCTATCGACGTCGACTACGACGGTTCGCTCGAAGTGACGCGGGAGATGTACGGTTCGAAGGTCGAGACAACGCTCGAGGTGGTCGATGAGCGCGCTGCGGTAACGATTCGGCCGACCGAGTGGGAACCGGCGACCGGCGACGGCGATCCGGAGATGGTGACAGTCGATACCGCCCTGGATTCGGACGCGATCGGCGTCGACGTCGCCGGGTTCGAAGAGGCGACCGACGACGACGTCGATATCACGGACGCCGAGTTCATCGTCTCTATCGGCCGTGGTATCGACGAAGAGGAGAACCTCGAACTTATCGAGCGTCTCGTCGACGTTGCGGACGCGACGCTTGCCTCATCGCGCCCGATCGTCGACAACGGATGGCTTCCACAGAGTCGTCAGGTCGGCCAGTCTGGAAAGCAGGTCTCACCGGACATCTACCTCGCGATCGGCATCTCGGGTGCGGTCCAGCACGTCGCTGGCATGAAAAGCTCAGATACGATTATCGCAATGTAG
- a CDS encoding electron transfer flavoprotein subunit beta/FixA family protein, which translates to MKILVTVSEVSVPVDEFSIDGLDIAEQDLQYELNEWDDYAIEAAVQISEAYDDVEVVCVTIGPERAEETIRTALAKEVDRAVRVWDDRLADEGLLDAGTKAEILAGVVERENPDLVLSGVQAGDDSLAATGVTLADEIEYEWAAVVNSLEFDREEGVASVHRELEGGIEEVAAVEIPAVLTIQTGINEPRYASLRGIRQAQKKPLDVLGLDDLGVAESALESSITVTSMYEPESESDAEILEGDPDETAENLVGLLHNKGVIEG; encoded by the coding sequence ATGAAAATTCTTGTTACGGTCAGTGAAGTCTCTGTCCCGGTCGACGAGTTCAGCATCGACGGGCTCGATATTGCAGAACAGGACCTTCAGTACGAACTGAACGAGTGGGACGATTACGCGATCGAGGCAGCAGTCCAGATCTCCGAGGCCTACGACGATGTCGAAGTAGTTTGCGTAACTATCGGTCCTGAGCGCGCCGAGGAGACGATTCGGACGGCGCTCGCGAAGGAAGTCGACCGCGCCGTTCGGGTCTGGGACGACCGGCTCGCAGACGAGGGACTACTGGATGCAGGGACGAAAGCGGAAATCTTGGCTGGGGTCGTCGAACGGGAAAACCCGGATCTGGTCCTCTCTGGGGTCCAGGCCGGCGACGATTCACTGGCGGCAACCGGTGTTACGCTCGCTGACGAGATCGAATACGAGTGGGCTGCTGTCGTGAACAGTCTCGAGTTCGACCGCGAAGAGGGCGTCGCCTCGGTCCATCGTGAGCTGGAAGGCGGTATCGAGGAAGTTGCGGCCGTCGAAATCCCCGCAGTGCTCACGATTCAGACCGGGATCAACGAGCCGCGGTATGCAAGTCTCCGTGGAATCCGACAGGCACAGAAAAAGCCACTCGACGTGCTGGGGTTGGACGATCTCGGTGTCGCCGAGTCTGCTCTCGAAAGTTCGATCACGGTCACGTCAATGTACGAGCCCGAGTCAGAAAGTGACGCCGAAATCCTGGAAGGAGACCCCGACGAGACTGCCGAGAATCTGGTAGGTCTGCTTCACAACAAGGGGGTGATCGAGGGATGA
- a CDS encoding IS701 family transposase — MLPVTSFLSCTEPIDQLECFSTRQKHHAKTYITGLVAASNKTVQGISNHILPAKSERALNKFLTEYNWDEDQLNRERLALLQQTNDTKWSSDGVVIIDDTFTHKTGEKIPNVGKFYDHTIRGYIWGQNLVYALYADEKTTYPLGFRLYEKDAQRRIELAIELVDELIEIGVPADTYLFDMSYCSQEFVTHLETYGKEWVSAVKSDARVLYGGERIRVDALAERIDTVPRTIDGETYHIWTQKREVSRLGEVKLLITKKESSNEDDELSVKYIVSNKIDAPASHLIALYAMRWRVETFFRDTKQDLGFGDCELRHAAGASRHWHLLMLAYSLLKLGAAHSALGTILERATSLRNDIKRSFRESVENLLSWALNSPNRSTDELMHQIEGMFV; from the coding sequence ATGCTCCCTGTTACGTCGTTCCTGTCATGCACTGAGCCAATCGACCAGTTAGAGTGTTTCTCGACAAGGCAGAAACACCACGCCAAGACCTACATTACAGGTCTTGTTGCGGCCAGCAACAAGACCGTCCAAGGCATCTCGAACCACATTCTTCCGGCCAAAAGTGAGCGTGCCCTGAACAAGTTCCTCACCGAGTACAACTGGGACGAAGACCAGCTCAACAGAGAACGTCTCGCGCTTCTCCAACAGACGAACGACACGAAGTGGAGCAGTGACGGTGTCGTCATCATTGACGACACCTTCACGCACAAAACCGGCGAGAAAATCCCGAACGTCGGAAAATTCTACGACCACACGATTCGCGGCTATATCTGGGGCCAGAATCTGGTGTATGCACTCTACGCCGACGAGAAAACCACCTATCCACTCGGATTTCGTCTCTACGAAAAAGACGCACAGCGACGGATTGAGTTGGCTATCGAACTCGTCGATGAACTCATTGAGATAGGTGTCCCGGCGGACACCTATCTCTTCGACATGAGCTACTGTTCCCAGGAGTTCGTCACTCATCTCGAAACCTACGGCAAAGAGTGGGTTTCAGCCGTCAAAAGCGACGCACGCGTCTTGTACGGTGGTGAACGAATCCGAGTCGATGCGCTGGCCGAGCGCATCGACACCGTTCCACGTACGATCGACGGCGAAACCTACCACATCTGGACGCAAAAACGCGAAGTGAGCCGTCTTGGTGAGGTGAAGCTCCTGATTACGAAGAAAGAATCCAGCAACGAGGATGACGAACTGAGCGTGAAGTACATCGTCTCGAACAAAATCGATGCGCCAGCGAGCCATCTCATCGCGTTGTACGCGATGCGATGGCGCGTGGAGACGTTCTTCAGGGACACCAAGCAGGATCTTGGTTTTGGAGACTGCGAGCTTCGGCATGCCGCAGGTGCCAGTCGCCACTGGCACCTGCTGATGCTGGCCTACAGCCTCCTCAAGCTCGGTGCTGCACACAGCGCCCTTGGAACGATCCTCGAACGAGCAACCTCGCTGCGTAACGACATCAAACGATCCTTCCGCGAAAGCGTTGAAAACCTCTTGTCCTGGGCGCTTAACAGCCCAAATCGAAGTACCGACGAGCTAATGCACCAGATCGAAGGCATGTTCGTCTAA